The Castor canadensis chromosome 8, mCasCan1.hap1v2, whole genome shotgun sequence genome contains a region encoding:
- the Socs2 gene encoding suppressor of cytokine signaling 2 isoform X1: MTLRCLESSRNGADGTQSQWGTSGSAEEPSPEAARLAQALRELSHTGWYWGSMTVNEAKEKLKEAPEGTFLIRDSSHSDYLLTISVKTSAGPTNLRIEYQDGKFRLDSIICVKSKLKQFDSVVHLIDYYVQMCKDKRTGPEAPRNGTVHLYLTKPLYTSAPSLQHLCRLTINKCTGTIWGLPLPTRLKDYLEEYKFQRNSSYFFNIVLFGVIA; encoded by the exons ATGACCCTGCGGTGCCTGGAGTCCTCCAGGAATGGCGCGGACGGGACGCAAAGCCAGTGGGGTACCTCGGGGTCGGCGGAGGAGCCGTCCCCGGAGGCGGCGCGTCTGGCGCAGGCCCTGCGGGAGCTCAGTCACACAG GATGGTACTGGGGAAGTATGACTGTTAACGAAgccaaagagaaattaaaagaggCACCAGAAGGAACTTTCTTGATTAGAGATAGTTCACATTCAGACTACCTACTAACAATATCTGTTAAAACATCAGCTGGACCAACTAACCTGCGAATTGAGTACCAAGATGGAAAATTCAGATTGGATTCTATCATATGTGTCAAGTCCAAGCTTAAGCAGTTTGACAGTGTGGTTCATCTGATTGATTACTACGTTCAGATGTGCAAGGATAAACGGACAGGCCCAGAAGCCCCCCGAAATGGGACTGTGCACCTGTATCTGACCAAACCGCTCTACACGTCAGCACCATCTCTACAGCATCTCTGTCGACTCACGATTAACAAATGTACCGGTACCATCTGGGGACTGCCTTTACCCACAAGACTAAAAGATTACTTGGAAGAATATAAATTCCAG
- the Socs2 gene encoding suppressor of cytokine signaling 2 isoform X2, translated as MTLRCLESSRNGADGTQSQWGTSGSAEEPSPEAARLAQALRELSHTGWYWGSMTVNEAKEKLKEAPEGTFLIRDSSHSDYLLTISVKTSAGPTNLRIEYQDGKFRLDSIICVKSKLKQFDSVVHLIDYYVQMCKDKRTGPEAPRNGTVHLYLTKPLYTSAPSLQHLCRLTINKCTGTIWGLPLPTRLKDYLEEYKFQV; from the exons ATGACCCTGCGGTGCCTGGAGTCCTCCAGGAATGGCGCGGACGGGACGCAAAGCCAGTGGGGTACCTCGGGGTCGGCGGAGGAGCCGTCCCCGGAGGCGGCGCGTCTGGCGCAGGCCCTGCGGGAGCTCAGTCACACAG GATGGTACTGGGGAAGTATGACTGTTAACGAAgccaaagagaaattaaaagaggCACCAGAAGGAACTTTCTTGATTAGAGATAGTTCACATTCAGACTACCTACTAACAATATCTGTTAAAACATCAGCTGGACCAACTAACCTGCGAATTGAGTACCAAGATGGAAAATTCAGATTGGATTCTATCATATGTGTCAAGTCCAAGCTTAAGCAGTTTGACAGTGTGGTTCATCTGATTGATTACTACGTTCAGATGTGCAAGGATAAACGGACAGGCCCAGAAGCCCCCCGAAATGGGACTGTGCACCTGTATCTGACCAAACCGCTCTACACGTCAGCACCATCTCTACAGCATCTCTGTCGACTCACGATTAACAAATGTACCGGTACCATCTGGGGACTGCCTTTACCCACAAGACTAAAAGATTACTTGGAAGAATATAAATTCCAGGTAtaa